The following proteins come from a genomic window of Flavobacterium crocinum:
- a CDS encoding RagB/SusD family nutrient uptake outer membrane protein produces MKNIKITLSLLLLVSISSCDDFLSEIPDNRTQIDTPEKISELLVTAYPMTTYFEIAETMSDNIFDTEVKTNANISNEQSFNWEMQTQIDKDTENGFWTGSYEAIAAANQALLSIEKLGNPSSLNPQKGEALIARAYNHFMLVSFFSNRYNPATAATDLGVPYVTEPETALLGQYKRNTVKEVFDLVEKDLLEGLKYVTNNYKEPKYHFNVNASKAFACRFYLIKGDWDKVLEYSEGLGSKTDKIRNYVAFSSAVFAQMPIEYSKVEQETNLLVSYPNSTARRAASYRFAFPSQKADELLGPQTNMWGKQSLIRADGYYYGGSNVFIHKLYEYFKVTNATAGIGEAYTSTVLFSNDEMYLNRIEALVMKNRFAEVNTELGYFLGTRTSGYNPATDILDQTRVTTKYPVVADEFTPFYPLSDLQTSYIKAIAEARRRDFMREGLRWFDIKRFNLVVEHNTLEFGKVVRNNVLVKDDKRRALQIPLRASSNGIEKNPR; encoded by the coding sequence ATGAAAAATATAAAAATAACACTATCATTATTATTACTTGTTAGTATTAGTAGTTGCGATGATTTTCTTTCAGAAATACCAGATAACAGAACACAAATAGATACTCCTGAAAAAATTTCAGAATTATTGGTTACAGCTTATCCTATGACCACTTATTTTGAAATTGCAGAGACAATGTCAGATAATATTTTTGATACAGAAGTTAAAACAAATGCTAATATAAGTAATGAACAGAGTTTTAACTGGGAAATGCAGACTCAGATAGATAAAGATACTGAAAATGGATTTTGGACTGGTTCTTATGAGGCAATTGCTGCTGCAAATCAAGCCTTACTTTCAATTGAAAAGCTAGGAAACCCTTCTAGTTTAAATCCTCAAAAAGGGGAAGCATTAATTGCAAGAGCTTATAATCATTTTATGTTGGTTTCTTTCTTTTCAAATCGTTACAATCCCGCAACGGCCGCAACAGATCTAGGAGTACCTTATGTTACAGAACCTGAAACTGCATTGTTAGGACAATACAAGCGAAACACAGTAAAAGAAGTTTTTGATCTTGTAGAAAAAGATCTTCTGGAAGGATTGAAATATGTTACGAATAATTATAAAGAACCTAAATATCATTTTAATGTAAATGCCTCTAAAGCTTTTGCATGTCGTTTTTATCTGATAAAAGGAGATTGGGATAAGGTATTGGAGTATTCTGAAGGACTTGGTTCTAAAACAGATAAAATTAGAAATTATGTTGCTTTTAGTAGCGCTGTTTTTGCTCAGATGCCAATAGAGTATTCTAAAGTAGAACAAGAAACTAATTTATTGGTAAGTTATCCTAATTCTACAGCAAGAAGAGCTGCATCATACAGGTTTGCTTTTCCATCACAAAAAGCGGATGAATTGTTGGGACCACAAACCAATATGTGGGGTAAGCAAAGTTTAATTAGAGCTGATGGTTATTACTATGGAGGTTCAAATGTTTTTATTCATAAACTTTATGAATATTTTAAAGTAACTAATGCTACGGCTGGTATTGGAGAAGCTTACACTTCAACAGTATTATTTAGTAATGATGAAATGTATCTAAATCGTATTGAAGCACTTGTAATGAAAAATAGATTTGCAGAAGTAAACACTGAATTAGGATACTTTTTAGGTACCAGAACTTCCGGCTATAATCCTGCAACAGACATTTTAGATCAAACAAGAGTGACTACAAAATATCCAGTTGTTGCTGATGAATTCACTCCTTTTTATCCACTAAGTGACCTTCAGACTTCTTACATTAAAGCAATTGCTGAAGCGAGAAGAAGAGATTTTATGAGAGAAGGGTTAAGATGGTTCGATATTAAACGTTTCAATCTTGTTGTAGAACATAATACTTTAGAATTTGGTAAAGTGGTTCGAAATAATGTTTTAGTAAAAGACGATAAACGTAGAGCATTACAAATTCCATTAAGAGCTTCAAGTAATGGTATTGAGAAAAATCCTAGATAA
- a CDS encoding zinc-binding metallopeptidase — MKIAKIYKAALISGVLLLSSCAHEDQPKESWLDFSVPNKTDLDKWLDSSFLDPYNIHVYYLWNQNLVDNNRYLYPPQGNKVQPAMEVVKKIWIDSYTTIGGADFVKKIAPREFVLVGGINLNTNGTVTLGLAEAGQKITLFQVDNLNKKNRANVTQFIHTIQHEYVHILNQTKPFDEQAWAKITPSGYTTSWYTAAIATSRNLGFITSYARLSIYEDFAETAATILTSSKAEYDAILAGVTDATAKANLKAKEALVVKYYKDAYNIDFYALRDEAQKNTDFVINN; from the coding sequence ATGAAAATAGCAAAAATATATAAAGCGGCATTAATTTCAGGAGTATTACTTCTATCTTCTTGTGCCCATGAAGATCAGCCGAAAGAAAGCTGGTTAGATTTTTCAGTGCCAAATAAAACGGATTTAGATAAATGGCTGGATTCTAGTTTTTTAGATCCTTATAATATTCACGTTTATTATTTATGGAATCAGAATTTGGTAGATAATAATAGATATTTGTATCCACCACAAGGTAATAAAGTGCAGCCAGCTATGGAAGTGGTTAAGAAAATCTGGATTGATAGTTATACTACTATTGGAGGAGCTGATTTTGTTAAAAAGATTGCCCCAAGAGAGTTTGTACTTGTTGGAGGGATAAACTTAAATACAAATGGTACAGTAACATTAGGACTTGCTGAAGCAGGTCAGAAAATTACTCTTTTTCAGGTAGATAATCTTAATAAGAAAAACAGAGCAAACGTAACACAGTTTATTCATACTATTCAGCATGAGTACGTTCATATTTTAAATCAAACAAAACCTTTTGATGAGCAGGCATGGGCAAAAATAACACCATCAGGTTATACAACTAGCTGGTATACTGCGGCAATTGCTACTTCCAGAAACTTAGGTTTCATAACAAGTTATGCCAGATTAAGTATCTATGAAGATTTTGCTGAAACGGCTGCTACAATCCTAACAAGCTCAAAAGCAGAATATGATGCCATTTTAGCAGGTGTAACAGATGCTACAGCAAAAGCAAATCTAAAAGCAAAAGAAGCACTTGTAGTTAAATATTACAAAGATGCTTACAATATTGATTTTTATGCTTTAAGAGATGAAGCTCAAAAAAATACAGATTTTGTAATAAATAATTAA
- a CDS encoding DUF4302 domain-containing protein, with protein MKVKKIYKYLMISFGALLLGSCTSTEVDAKFDENATERLSGRKKELNDLLLSSADGWKAVYYTDSTQLGGWTHLFKFLPKGEVDMASDFTKSDGNTDTGIYRSQYEMQMGSTVSLVFTTQNRIHLLSDAGNSPTAALLAKGYLGDFQFYYYGQKNGEIIFRTNRNGHFLRFVKATAQDWTDLAKNKPMIKSLNGDMFSPLFRLMETNDGTATHKFEFDYNTNARFGTAYSLEAGSQEAYDLAFAFTPTGIVSKLPVIVKGQELTNFIYDSATNNFVATGTNGVSATLKFTNAPPTVTDDYKLLLSGKGNPQIVVGYIAANLATAPTTSDYFRYLVSRLNASLAAGQSLSRIQMYFNTAANQTYINYQFVGKTAVNHIVTSSEDPVNKTIILTNLGWATGATAADVALLREIDNELTNPKGLYIKKESFRITYSNPIYTLASASSSFRMTTYQL; from the coding sequence ATGAAAGTAAAAAAAATATACAAGTACTTAATGATTTCTTTTGGAGCTTTGCTTTTAGGATCATGTACAAGCACGGAGGTTGATGCGAAATTCGATGAAAACGCAACCGAAAGATTAAGCGGCCGCAAAAAAGAGTTGAATGATTTACTGCTTTCATCTGCGGATGGATGGAAAGCAGTTTACTATACAGATAGTACACAATTAGGAGGATGGACTCATCTATTTAAATTTCTACCTAAAGGAGAAGTAGATATGGCATCAGATTTTACTAAGTCAGATGGAAATACAGATACAGGTATTTACAGAAGCCAGTACGAAATGCAGATGGGAAGTACAGTGAGTTTAGTTTTTACTACACAAAACAGAATACACCTTTTGTCTGATGCAGGAAATTCACCAACGGCAGCGCTTTTGGCAAAAGGATATTTAGGTGATTTCCAGTTTTACTATTATGGGCAAAAAAATGGAGAAATTATTTTTAGAACAAATAGAAATGGACATTTTCTGCGTTTTGTAAAAGCTACTGCTCAGGATTGGACAGATTTAGCGAAGAATAAACCAATGATTAAGAGTTTAAATGGAGATATGTTTAGTCCTTTGTTTAGGTTAATGGAAACAAATGATGGAACCGCTACTCATAAATTTGAATTTGATTACAATACTAATGCTCGTTTTGGAACCGCATATTCTTTGGAGGCAGGTAGTCAGGAAGCGTATGATTTAGCATTTGCATTTACTCCTACAGGAATTGTTTCAAAGTTACCTGTTATTGTTAAAGGTCAGGAACTTACAAATTTTATTTATGATAGTGCTACCAATAATTTTGTTGCAACTGGAACAAATGGGGTTAGCGCAACACTTAAATTTACTAATGCGCCACCAACAGTTACAGATGATTACAAACTGTTATTAAGTGGAAAAGGAAATCCTCAAATAGTAGTGGGGTATATTGCAGCTAACTTAGCTACAGCTCCGACAACTTCAGATTATTTTAGATATTTAGTTAGTAGACTTAATGCAAGTTTAGCGGCTGGTCAATCTCTTTCCAGAATACAAATGTATTTCAATACTGCCGCTAACCAGACATACATTAATTATCAGTTTGTTGGCAAGACTGCTGTAAATCACATTGTGACATCATCAGAAGATCCAGTAAACAAAACTATCATTTTAACAAATCTTGGTTGGGCAACAGGAGCAACTGCTGCAGATGTAGCATTACTAAGAGAGATTGATAATGAATTAACAAACCCAAAAGGTTTATACATTAAAAAAGAGAGTTTTAGAATAACATACTCTAATCCTATTTATACTTTAGCAAGTGCTTCCAGCAGTTTCAGGATGACAACTTACCAATTATAA
- the fabG gene encoding 3-oxoacyl-[acyl-carrier-protein] reductase: MKLLEGKVAIITGASRGIGKGIAEVFAKHGANVAFTYSSSAASAEALEAELNALGVKAKGYQSNAADFNEAQTFVDAVLADFGTVDILINNAGITKDNLLMRMSEADFDQVIDVNLKSVFNMTKAIQKTFLKQRAGSIINISSVVGVSGNAGQTNYAASKAGAIGFTKSVALELGSRNIRCNAIAPGFIETEMTAKLSEDVVKGWREGIPLKRGGTPEDVANACLFLASDMSAYVTGQVLNVCGGMLT; the protein is encoded by the coding sequence ATGAAATTACTAGAAGGAAAAGTTGCAATTATTACTGGTGCAAGCCGTGGAATCGGAAAAGGAATTGCTGAAGTTTTTGCTAAACATGGAGCTAACGTGGCTTTTACATACAGTTCGTCTGCAGCTTCTGCAGAAGCACTGGAAGCAGAATTAAATGCTTTAGGAGTTAAAGCAAAAGGATATCAGTCAAATGCAGCAGATTTTAACGAAGCGCAAACTTTTGTAGATGCTGTTTTAGCAGATTTTGGAACTGTAGATATCTTAATCAACAATGCCGGAATTACAAAAGACAATTTGTTAATGCGTATGTCTGAAGCAGATTTCGACCAGGTAATTGATGTAAACTTGAAATCGGTTTTTAATATGACAAAAGCGATTCAAAAAACATTCTTAAAACAAAGAGCAGGATCAATCATTAATATTAGTTCTGTAGTGGGAGTTTCTGGAAATGCAGGACAAACAAACTATGCAGCCTCTAAAGCTGGTGCAATCGGATTTACAAAATCTGTAGCATTAGAGTTAGGTTCTCGTAACATTCGTTGCAACGCAATCGCTCCAGGTTTTATTGAAACTGAAATGACTGCAAAATTATCTGAAGACGTAGTAAAAGGATGGAGAGAAGGTATTCCATTGAAACGTGGAGGAACTCCGGAAGATGTTGCAAATGCTTGTCTTTTCTTAGCTTCTGATATGAGTGCTTACGTTACCGGACAAGTTCTTAATGTTTGCGGAGGAATGCTTACTTAA
- a CDS encoding TPM domain-containing protein, which produces MKKLPLLLFLLLASINSIGQNTENASSNSVKVNLTQYRQFFWDSLPSPVGWVNDYEGIFSDTEKFKLNNLITKFEKATTIEFGIVTIDTVKTSRDKFEALSLHIAKNWGVGKKGKDNGVLIGLSKGYRKIRIELGNGIAKKFSDQETKEIIEQDFIPEFKKGNYYQGMLNGISKLMEVLRIRMKEE; this is translated from the coding sequence ATGAAAAAGCTACCTCTTTTACTATTTTTACTTTTAGCATCAATTAATAGCATTGGTCAAAATACTGAAAATGCAAGTTCGAATTCAGTAAAAGTGAACCTAACACAATACAGGCAATTTTTTTGGGATAGTTTGCCTAGTCCAGTGGGATGGGTAAATGATTATGAAGGGATTTTTTCTGATACTGAGAAGTTTAAATTGAATAATCTTATAACCAAATTTGAAAAAGCAACTACAATTGAGTTTGGAATTGTAACTATAGATACTGTAAAAACTTCAAGAGATAAATTTGAAGCACTATCGCTTCATATTGCTAAAAATTGGGGTGTTGGTAAGAAAGGAAAAGACAATGGAGTTTTGATTGGGCTTTCGAAAGGCTATAGGAAAATCCGAATTGAACTTGGAAATGGAATTGCTAAGAAATTTTCTGATCAGGAGACAAAAGAGATTATTGAACAGGATTTTATTCCAGAATTTAAAAAAGGAAATTACTACCAAGGAATGCTTAATGGGATTTCAAAATTGATGGAAGTTTTAAGAATAAGAATGAAAGAAGAGTAA
- a CDS encoding LysR family transcriptional regulator — MDFRLKVFYTVALRLNFTKAATELYITQPAVSKHIQELEETYKTKLFERNGSKIALTPAGKILLKYTKSIFDIYREIDFEMSSFNKERQGLLRLGASTTISQYVISPVLANFHQKQKDIKVNLLNGNTEQIENALINKEIEIGIVEGQSKNQSIKYIPFLKDELVLVCNGNNAFVKQNEISLNDLKSMKFITRERGSGTLEVIEFALKKAGLKFSDLQIEMQLGSTESIKSYLLNSDCFAFMSIHAVSKELKNKELIVLDVEKLSIERFFYIATLVGKSDSLSELFIQNLASHYNLKL, encoded by the coding sequence ATGGATTTTAGGCTAAAAGTATTTTACACTGTTGCGCTCCGCCTTAATTTTACTAAAGCGGCAACAGAATTGTATATTACACAGCCGGCAGTTTCCAAACATATTCAGGAACTCGAAGAAACTTATAAAACCAAACTTTTTGAACGTAACGGTTCTAAAATTGCTTTAACTCCTGCTGGGAAGATTCTATTAAAATATACTAAGAGTATTTTTGATATTTACCGCGAAATAGATTTTGAAATGAGTTCTTTCAATAAAGAACGACAAGGTTTATTAAGATTAGGAGCTAGTACAACCATTTCGCAATATGTTATTTCTCCAGTTTTGGCCAATTTTCATCAAAAGCAAAAAGATATAAAAGTCAATTTGTTAAACGGAAATACAGAACAAATTGAAAATGCCCTAATCAATAAAGAAATCGAAATTGGAATTGTAGAAGGGCAGTCAAAAAATCAATCCATAAAATACATTCCGTTTTTAAAAGACGAACTGGTTTTGGTCTGCAACGGCAACAATGCTTTTGTAAAACAAAATGAAATTTCATTAAACGATTTAAAATCAATGAAATTCATAACCCGTGAACGCGGATCTGGAACACTTGAAGTTATAGAATTTGCATTGAAAAAAGCAGGTTTGAAATTTTCAGATTTACAAATAGAAATGCAGTTAGGGAGTACTGAAAGTATAAAATCATACCTGTTAAATTCTGATTGTTTTGCTTTTATGTCTATTCATGCCGTTAGTAAAGAGTTGAAAAATAAAGAATTGATTGTTTTAGATGTGGAGAAACTGTCAATTGAAAGATTCTTTTATATTGCTACTTTAGTTGGAAAATCAGATTCACTATCAGAATTGTTTATTCAAAATTTAGCTAGTCACTATAACTTGAAGTTATAG
- a CDS encoding YeiH family protein, translated as MKAKQQTSAHLFEINHSLQQVLFVVVILLCLFSIISPPIALLLGVLLVNIFGNPFVEFNHKAITFLLQFSVVGLGFGMNAHSAVSAGKEGFVLTIMSIFSTLVFGFLLGKWLQTEKKTSHLISCGTAICGGSAIAAIAPVIKSNENQTSIALGVIFILNSIALFVFPFIGHQLDLSQKDFGLWCAIAIHDTSSVVGAANKYGAEALQVATTVKLARALWIIPISLLTAFVFKSKNSKIKIPYFIGLFILAMLLNTYIPSLNVFAGHIVGIAKIGLTITLFLIGATLNFATLKTVGVKPLLQGVFLWIFIAVLALGSILYLS; from the coding sequence TTGAAAGCAAAACAACAAACATCGGCACATTTATTTGAAATTAACCATTCATTGCAACAGGTACTTTTTGTTGTAGTAATTCTTTTATGTTTGTTTTCAATTATTTCGCCTCCAATAGCTTTACTGTTAGGAGTTTTACTGGTAAACATTTTCGGAAACCCATTTGTAGAATTCAATCATAAAGCGATTACTTTTCTTTTACAGTTTTCGGTAGTCGGTTTAGGATTTGGTATGAATGCTCATAGTGCAGTTTCAGCAGGAAAAGAAGGTTTTGTTCTTACTATAATGTCAATCTTCAGTACTTTAGTTTTTGGTTTTCTTCTTGGAAAATGGCTGCAAACAGAGAAAAAAACATCACATTTAATTTCTTGCGGAACAGCAATTTGTGGAGGAAGCGCCATTGCAGCTATTGCACCTGTAATTAAATCAAATGAAAATCAAACTTCAATTGCTTTGGGAGTAATTTTTATATTGAATTCAATTGCTTTATTTGTTTTCCCTTTTATCGGGCATCAATTAGATTTATCTCAAAAAGATTTTGGCTTATGGTGCGCTATTGCGATTCATGACACTAGTTCTGTTGTAGGAGCAGCAAATAAATATGGGGCAGAAGCTTTACAAGTTGCCACAACTGTAAAATTAGCAAGAGCTTTATGGATTATTCCTATTTCGCTTTTAACGGCTTTTGTTTTTAAAAGTAAGAATTCAAAAATAAAAATTCCTTATTTTATTGGATTATTTATCTTGGCAATGCTTTTAAATACTTATATTCCTTCATTAAATGTTTTTGCTGGACATATAGTTGGCATTGCTAAAATCGGATTGACAATTACTTTATTTTTAATTGGTGCAACTTTAAATTTTGCAACTTTAAAAACGGTAGGAGTAAAGCCTTTGCTTCAAGGTGTGTTTTTATGGATATTTATCGCTGTTTTAGCTTTAGGATCAATTCTTTATTTGAGTTAA
- a CDS encoding zinc dependent phospholipase C family protein has protein sequence MKNFKSNPKLIAIGGLIIGFFTLSWGIVGHERINKAAVMALPYPLQEFFYNHIDFITQEASVPDIRKYALSYKDEGPRHYFDMENFGSADSFPQNLEEAKKKYDAKFLSDNGILPWYIEDMMAKLTKAFKDKNRAEILFLAADLGHYIGDAHMPLHTSANHDGQLTDQKGIHSLWESRLPELFAKNYKLNVPYAHYYDDVHKAIWDMINDTHSLAQPLLDIDKKLRTATPENQVFKMDADGKVLKSKYNTAVFSDEYAKKLHDQLNGMVESQMKKAITATASFWYTAWVNAGKPDLSTLDSPEVTKRNAKALKEDWELFQKGDLFGVKNQND, from the coding sequence ATGAAAAACTTCAAATCTAATCCAAAACTAATTGCTATTGGTGGTCTAATTATTGGATTTTTTACTTTATCCTGGGGAATTGTCGGACATGAAAGAATTAATAAAGCTGCTGTAATGGCTTTGCCTTATCCGCTTCAGGAGTTCTTTTATAATCATATCGATTTTATTACACAAGAAGCTTCAGTACCGGATATTCGTAAATATGCTTTAAGTTATAAAGATGAAGGGCCAAGACATTATTTTGATATGGAAAATTTTGGTTCTGCCGATAGTTTTCCACAAAATTTAGAAGAAGCTAAGAAAAAATACGATGCTAAATTCTTGAGCGATAACGGAATTTTGCCTTGGTACATTGAAGATATGATGGCAAAGTTAACCAAAGCTTTTAAAGATAAAAACAGAGCAGAGATTTTATTTTTGGCTGCAGATTTAGGTCACTATATTGGTGATGCACACATGCCGTTGCATACTTCTGCTAATCATGATGGACAACTGACAGATCAAAAAGGAATCCATTCTCTTTGGGAAAGCAGACTTCCGGAGTTATTTGCTAAAAATTACAAATTAAATGTTCCTTATGCTCATTATTATGATGACGTTCATAAAGCAATTTGGGATATGATTAATGATACACACAGTTTAGCACAGCCTTTATTGGATATCGATAAAAAACTGAGAACCGCTACGCCGGAAAACCAAGTTTTTAAAATGGATGCTGACGGAAAAGTACTGAAAAGCAAGTATAATACAGCTGTTTTTTCTGACGAGTATGCAAAAAAGCTACACGATCAGTTAAACGGCATGGTAGAAAGTCAAATGAAAAAAGCAATCACAGCAACAGCAAGTTTTTGGTATACGGCATGGGTAAATGCAGGAAAACCAGATTTAAGTACTTTAGATTCTCCCGAAGTAACAAAGAGAAATGCTAAAGCTTTAAAAGAAGATTGGGAACTTTTCCAAAAAGGAGATTTGTTTGGAGTGAAAAATCAGAATGATTAA
- a CDS encoding LTA synthase family protein gives MTFYKKLSPFYNLALLYFIVSFVLRIVLLFHPITQSSFTFTESLKIFSLGLISDFFVFVLASSFLWLYLILISNSKYNKPYGYIILGGFITLLIYIASGKSIFDEYGGALPKIVLIFVSIKTFLFSLFLFLPKQRTKIRFWLFAFVIFLYVLLILQNAISEFFFWNEFGVKYNFIAVNYLIYTNEVIGNIMQSYPVVPIFSVLFIITGTITYFIIKYSRNYIDEIPNIPQKLKITALYCTFFVFSLFAVPGLAKTENSKNIFVNELQSNGIYKFYLAFQNNKLDYFKFYKTIPDQKAFALLKLQIPAISGQNTLQKVSNDSIEKHKNVVLITVESLSADFMKAYGNKQNITPFLDSLAQKSLLFTNTYAAGNRTVRGLEAVTLCLPPTAGESVVKREDNKNKFSTGSVFLKKGYNVKFMYGGDAFFDNMQDFYSGNGYQIIDKSSFEPNEITFSNVWGVCDEDMYNKAIKIMNSEAKQNKPFFNHIMTVSNHRPFTYPNNKIDIPGNIKSRDGGVKYTDYALKQFFAKAQKQPWFKNTVFVIVADHCASSAGKTELPLDKYRIPALIYSSDIKPEKFNQLMSQIDIMPTLFGLLHFDYESKFFGQDVFKTDYQPRALIATYQDLGLIKDNVLTILSPKQQIKQFQLKLNKKESVLPEFQIYYDQIPLKSENKDLVDETIAFYQSASYVLKKKEYQFKDLSLTARSAKLYAKVR, from the coding sequence ATGACTTTTTACAAAAAACTTTCGCCTTTTTACAATCTTGCCCTATTGTACTTTATTGTAAGTTTCGTATTGAGAATAGTACTTCTTTTTCATCCTATTACTCAAAGTTCATTTACATTTACTGAAAGTCTGAAAATCTTTAGTTTAGGTTTGATTTCAGATTTTTTTGTATTTGTTTTGGCTTCGTCATTTTTGTGGCTATATCTTATTCTTATTTCTAATTCCAAATATAATAAGCCGTATGGTTATATTATTCTTGGAGGCTTTATTACACTTTTAATTTATATCGCGTCTGGAAAAAGCATTTTTGATGAATATGGTGGTGCTTTACCTAAAATCGTATTAATTTTTGTTTCTATTAAAACTTTTTTATTTTCATTATTTCTTTTTCTGCCAAAACAGAGAACTAAAATTAGGTTCTGGCTTTTTGCTTTTGTGATTTTTTTATATGTTTTATTGATTTTACAAAATGCAATCAGTGAGTTTTTCTTTTGGAATGAATTTGGAGTAAAATACAATTTCATTGCTGTTAATTACCTGATCTATACCAATGAAGTAATAGGAAACATTATGCAGTCTTATCCTGTTGTTCCAATATTTTCTGTATTGTTTATTATTACTGGAACGATTACTTACTTCATTATAAAATATTCACGAAATTATATTGATGAAATACCAAACATTCCTCAAAAACTAAAAATTACTGCGCTTTACTGTACATTTTTTGTTTTCTCTCTGTTTGCGGTTCCGGGTTTAGCCAAAACAGAAAATTCAAAAAATATTTTTGTTAATGAACTGCAGTCCAATGGAATTTATAAATTCTATCTGGCATTTCAGAATAATAAACTGGATTATTTTAAATTCTACAAAACTATTCCGGATCAAAAAGCTTTTGCGCTTTTAAAATTGCAGATTCCAGCCATTTCAGGACAAAACACTTTACAAAAAGTTAGCAATGACTCAATAGAAAAGCACAAAAATGTAGTTTTAATTACAGTTGAAAGTCTAAGTGCAGATTTCATGAAAGCGTATGGAAACAAACAAAATATAACGCCATTTTTAGACAGTTTAGCGCAAAAAAGTCTTTTGTTTACCAATACTTACGCAGCAGGAAACAGAACTGTTCGTGGTCTTGAAGCAGTAACTTTATGCTTGCCACCAACTGCCGGAGAAAGTGTAGTGAAAAGAGAAGACAATAAAAATAAATTCTCAACAGGATCTGTTTTTCTTAAAAAAGGTTATAATGTCAAATTCATGTACGGTGGAGATGCTTTCTTTGACAATATGCAGGATTTTTATTCTGGAAATGGCTATCAGATTATTGATAAATCGAGTTTTGAACCTAACGAAATTACTTTTTCGAATGTATGGGGAGTTTGCGATGAAGATATGTACAATAAGGCAATTAAAATCATGAATTCTGAAGCAAAGCAGAATAAGCCTTTCTTTAATCATATCATGACAGTTAGCAATCACAGACCTTTTACTTATCCAAACAACAAAATTGATATTCCCGGAAATATTAAATCTCGTGACGGTGGTGTAAAATATACTGATTACGCTCTTAAACAGTTTTTCGCTAAAGCCCAAAAACAGCCTTGGTTTAAAAATACTGTTTTTGTAATTGTGGCAGATCACTGCGCTTCAAGCGCTGGAAAAACGGAACTTCCATTAGACAAATACAGAATTCCTGCTTTAATCTATTCTTCAGACATTAAACCTGAAAAATTCAACCAATTAATGTCACAGATTGATATTATGCCAACTTTATTCGGATTGCTGCATTTTGATTACGAAAGTAAATTCTTTGGACAAGACGTTTTTAAAACCGATTATCAGCCAAGAGCTCTTATTGCTACTTATCAGGATTTGGGATTAATTAAAGATAATGTTCTAACTATTCTATCTCCAAAACAACAGATCAAACAGTTCCAACTAAAATTGAATAAAAAAGAAAGTGTTTTACCTGAATTTCAAATCTATTACGATCAGATTCCTTTAAAATCAGAAAATAAAGATTTAGTTGATGAAACGATTGCTTTTTATCAATCTGCTTCTTATGTATTAAAGAAAAAAGAATATCAGTTTAAGGATTTAAGTTTAACCGCAAGGAGCGCTAAGTTATACGCAAAGGTTCGCTAA
- a CDS encoding response regulator transcription factor, with protein sequence MHILIVEDELGIVQFLKQGLQEEGYQVTTANDGSKGFELVQEQKFDLILLDWMLPKINGLDLCKAIRVKDQATPIIFLTAKDTVQETIEGLKAGANDYIKKPFSFEELVERIKVHFRNKKQTEILTLGTITIDLSKHIVLKGEEEISLTQREFELLTYLIQHKGKVCTRNQILRDVWEINFEYDTGVIDVFMNAIRKKLNLKIEEDYIKTIRGIGYIAND encoded by the coding sequence ATGCATATTTTGATAGTTGAAGACGAACTAGGAATTGTTCAGTTTCTTAAGCAAGGTTTACAGGAAGAAGGTTACCAGGTAACTACAGCAAATGACGGATCTAAAGGTTTTGAACTAGTTCAGGAACAAAAATTTGATCTGATTTTATTAGACTGGATGCTTCCTAAAATAAACGGGCTTGATCTCTGTAAAGCAATTAGAGTTAAAGATCAAGCGACTCCAATCATTTTTTTAACCGCTAAAGACACTGTTCAGGAAACTATTGAAGGTCTGAAAGCAGGAGCAAATGATTATATAAAAAAGCCTTTTAGTTTTGAGGAATTGGTCGAACGTATAAAAGTTCATTTCAGAAACAAAAAACAAACTGAAATTTTAACGCTCGGAACCATTACTATTGATTTGTCAAAACATATTGTTTTAAAAGGAGAAGAGGAAATTTCGCTTACACAGAGAGAATTCGAATTGCTAACGTATTTGATTCAGCATAAAGGAAAAGTCTGCACACGAAATCAGATTTTAAGGGATGTTTGGGAGATAAACTTCGAATATGATACTGGTGTAATTGATGTTTTTATGAATGCTATTCGTAAAAAACTGAACCTTAAAATCGAGGAAGATTATATTAAAACCATCCGTGGCATTGGATATATTGCCAATGATTAA